Proteins encoded within one genomic window of Phycisphaerae bacterium:
- a CDS encoding branched-chain amino acid ABC transporter permease, producing the protein MDFTQVLQYCLAGITVGSVYAIVAIGFNIIYSATGIINFAQGEFLIVGAMTAVSFNHYMPLPVAVLLAVAITAVLGGLIELVFIRRVRDASVLRLIVITIGVSILLREGMLHVWDEQVRGLPYFTGSSLSTIGLMGARISPQVLWVLGVCTVIVAALTLFFRFTLTGRAMRACADDRMAARLCGIKDSRMVTLSFMLSAAIGALAGCVISPLTQTQYDMGAPLAIKGFTVAILGGLGNSMAAVVAGLLLGLLETLAVSQLPVAYKEVVSIVVLLLVLIFRPSGLFARRETSALRA; encoded by the coding sequence GCAGCGTCTATGCCATCGTTGCCATCGGGTTCAATATCATTTACAGCGCGACAGGCATCATCAACTTCGCCCAGGGAGAGTTCCTCATCGTCGGGGCGATGACCGCGGTCAGCTTTAACCACTACATGCCTCTTCCGGTGGCGGTCCTGCTGGCGGTGGCGATCACGGCTGTCCTGGGCGGCCTGATCGAACTGGTGTTCATCCGGCGGGTCCGCGATGCTTCCGTGCTTCGCCTGATCGTGATCACCATCGGCGTCTCTATCCTGCTCCGCGAGGGCATGCTGCACGTCTGGGATGAGCAGGTCCGCGGCTTGCCCTATTTCACGGGATCGTCGCTGTCCACCATCGGCCTGATGGGCGCGAGGATCTCGCCGCAGGTGCTGTGGGTACTGGGCGTGTGCACCGTGATCGTCGCCGCCCTGACGCTGTTCTTCAGGTTCACGCTGACCGGGCGAGCCATGCGAGCCTGTGCGGACGACCGGATGGCCGCCAGGCTCTGCGGTATCAAGGACTCGCGGATGGTCACCTTGTCGTTCATGCTCAGCGCAGCCATCGGGGCCCTCGCCGGCTGCGTGATCTCGCCACTCACCCAGACGCAGTACGACATGGGCGCCCCCCTGGCCATCAAGGGCTTCACCGTGGCCATACTCGGGGGACTGGGCAACAGCATGGCCGCAGTCGTGGCCGGCCTGCTGCTCGGCCTGCTCGAAACATTGGCGGTCAGCCAGCTTCCGGTTGCCTACAAGGAAGTCGTGTCCATTGTGGTTCTCCTGCTGGTTCTGATCTTCAGACCCAGCGGCCTTTTCGCTCGGCGAG